Genomic segment of Geminocystis herdmanii PCC 6308:
TAATCCACATTGACTACACTTTCCTTTCTGCTTCTTGAGTAATGTTGTCATTCTCATTGATACTTCAGGGTGTTTTCCTATTCGGGCTGTCCAATATATCCAGTCCCAATCAAAAGGTGATTTTTCTCCCTTGACTTTGGTATGTCTTTTGATTTCCGTTTCGCTATGACTTAGGAGTTTCATTCCATCTTCATCTTTGGTTGAAAATACCCATGTTCTTAAACCGTAAGTGTGCCAATATTTCTTGGCTACCCATGATTTATTTTTATTGGGATGTCTTCTTTCCGCCCATCTCTTGAGTTGTTGATATAATATATGGTCACACTTCGAGTAAATCTCTTTACTGCACACAGAGCTGTAATAGTTCGCCCAACCCCTAATGATGGGATTGAGTTCCTTAATCAGTGTTATCTGTGGGCTTGATTTGTGTTTTCTAATTATATCCCCAATCTTTTTTATATGGGATTTGATTTTATTCTTAGATGGTTTTATGATGGTTTTATATCCAAGTGGCACACCGATAGTACTTAAACCAGTGTGTGTTTTCCCAACTTCGTATTGACGGATATTAAATCCTAAGAAGTCAAAGCCCGTGTTTCCTTCATAACGATTCAGTGTATGAGAGATACGGGTTTTACTTGGTTTTAGTTCGAGTCCTAATTCTTCCAACCAGTTTTCGATAATTTCTTTACATTGAATGATTCTCTCAATGTCTTTGTGAAGTATCACAAAATCATCTGCATATCGAATTATGCTGAGGCTATCCATATTATTTTCCTTACCACCTTTCCATGTACCTGCAAACTTTTTGAGTTCTATTTCCATGCCATGAAGGGCTATATTTGATAAAAGTGGAGATATTACACCTCCCTGTGGTGTGCCTTCTTTAGTAGGAAATAGTTGTTTATTGTCCATGTATCCACTCTTTAACCATGATTTAATCTCACGTCTTAATTGTGGGTAGGTTTCAAGTTTTGTAAGTAATTTATCGTGGTTTATTCTATCAAAACACTTGGCAATATCAGCATCTAATATATATTTTGGTTTATATCTGATGGATTTGAAGATTGCTTGGATTGCGTCATGACATGACCTAGCTGGTCGAGAACCATAACTGTTCGGTTCAAATTTCGCTTCCCATTGGGGTTCTAAGGCTAATTTGACTAAACATTGTTTGATTCTATCTTCTATACACGGTATCCCAAGCGGTCTTGTTTCCCCATTTGGTTTAGGTATGTTGACTCTACGAGTCGGTTTACATTTACCTCTAAGTTTTATTTGACCTGTAATTTCTAGGCGTTGCTTTGGGGTCAAAGACTTAACTCCATCCACTCCTGCTGTTTTCTTACCCTGATTATCCTGAGTTACCTTTCTGGTTGCTAGAAGTTTCCCGTAATAGGATTTTACGAGTAAT
This window contains:
- the ltrA gene encoding group II intron reverse transcriptase/maturase; this encodes MTTIKSIDKLNNWTSWQSVQWKVVEKQVFRLQKRIYRASQNGNVKLVHSLQRLLVKSYYGKLLATRKVTQDNQGKKTAGVDGVKSLTPKQRLEITGQIKLRGKCKPTRRVNIPKPNGETRPLGIPCIEDRIKQCLVKLALEPQWEAKFEPNSYGSRPARSCHDAIQAIFKSIRYKPKYILDADIAKCFDRINHDKLLTKLETYPQLRREIKSWLKSGYMDNKQLFPTKEGTPQGGVISPLLSNIALHGMEIELKKFAGTWKGGKENNMDSLSIIRYADDFVILHKDIERIIQCKEIIENWLEELGLELKPSKTRISHTLNRYEGNTGFDFLGFNIRQYEVGKTHTGLSTIGVPLGYKTIIKPSKNKIKSHIKKIGDIIRKHKSSPQITLIKELNPIIRGWANYYSSVCSKEIYSKCDHILYQQLKRWAERRHPNKNKSWVAKKYWHTYGLRTWVFSTKDEDGMKLLSHSETEIKRHTKVKGEKSPFDWDWIYWTARIGKHPEVSMRMTTLLKKQKGKCSQCGLNFKDGDLLEIDHIIPKSKGGKEMYNNLQVLHRHCHDEKTARDGSLNRTHDKGFIGEEPCEVETLMHGFEDEFRW